TCGGCCTGCCGAGGGCCCTGGCATACGCCGGGTTGACGTTGATGTAGCGCCAGTTGCGATCGAGGATGAAGATAAGGTCGGTGGCATGCTCGTACACCGAGCGGATCGTGGCCTCGCGGATCCTGAGCTCCTGCTCGGCCCGCCGGGCCTTGTAGCGCGCCTCGATCCCCGCAGCCACCACCGGCAGCAGCGCCTCGACCAACGTCACTTCTTCGAGCGGAGACGTGCGCAAGGCCATCAGGACCCCGTACACCTCCCCGGCCGCATTTCGCAGGGGAGTTGCCACGCATGCTTCCGCCCCTTCCAGCAGGGCCGAGACCCCGGGAAACAGACGCCACACCTCCTGCTTCCAGGTTTGCGCGCCATTCACGAGCAGCGGCTCGATCGGCGTGCCCGCCACCGCAAACTCCACCTCGGGCAAGATTTCGCCGCGGCAAAAGCGTGCTACGGTCCTCATGCGCTGCCGAGCCGGGTCCGCAAACTCAGCGATGAGCACCCCGTCCATGGCCAGGACCTCGGCCAGGAAGCGCGCTTGAAGGGGGTGGTGATCGCCGTTCGGGTCGCTCGCCAAGCCCTGCATGAAGGAGAAGAGCGCTTGCTCTGCACGGTCGATGAAGCTCGGGTCTCGCCACTCTCGCAGTGCAAGCCGGGCAAACCCCGCCAGATCGTCGAGGGCCTCACGATCCCCGGCCTCGAAGGCACGCGGCGTCTGAGATAGCGCCCAGAGAAAGCCAAGGCGCTCCCCTGTTCCGTTGAAGAGGGGATAAACCATGGCCATGCGCAAGGCATGGCGCTCGCCCTGCGCAAAGCGCTCGTCTTTCCGCACGTCCGCCACCAGGAGAGGGGCCTGCTGCCGATCCGCCTGACAAAGGAAGGGCACGAGCAAGGCGTCGCCCACGGACAGGGACCCGACGTTCACCAGCAGCGAAGGACGCTCGGGCGGTCCGACGCAGACCCCCGCAGCCGCAGCGTCGAGCGTGCGCGCGGCCATGCGCGCGAGTCGCGCGAGGTCCTCCCGCACGTGGAGATCCGCGCCGACGCTCGCCTCAGGATTCACGGGAAAGGTGTTCGACCCCATCAGCGTACACCTAGTGACCAAGAGGGGATAAGAAATGGCTTCTATCGTGACCACAACATTGTCGATAATTACTCAAGAATACGGCTCCGTCCGAATGAATCGCGATCACGAGGGGTAAGATCTGTTCTATACTTCCCATTCTGTTTCACTTTAATCTGAAACCGCAATTTATTAACGCATTCTTCACTCAATCACGGCGTGTTTGGCATAGAAGCGAGCGATCTTCCCCATGTCTGAAGCTAATCCCCGCATCTTGCTGATCGACGATCAGGAAGAATTGCTCGAAACCCTGGACGAGTGGCTGCGCTTCAGTGGCTATCGGACCGAGACAGCTTCCGGCGGTCAAGAGGCGCTGGAGCAGCTCCGGCGTGCGCGCTTCGACGTGGTGGTGACCGACCTCCAGATGCCGGGCATCACGGGCCTGGAGCTGCTCAGCCTGCTCAAGCAGCAGGACCCGACCCTCGAAGTCATCTTCCTGACGGGGCAAGGGACCATGGCGGACGCCATCGAGGCCCTGCGCGAAGGGCGGGCCTTCGACTTTCTCCAGAAGCCCCTGCGCGACCTGAACCACCTCAACGCGGCCATCGACAAGGCCTTCGCCCAGAAGCAAGCCAAGGCCCGCTCGCGCCAGACCGGCCCCCTCGCCTTGCCCGAGCACGTGGAGCCGCTGAGCACTCGTGAGGTCGAGATCATCCTGTTGCTCGCCCGTGGGCTCGACAACCGAGAGATCGCCGATCGCCTCGTGCTGAGCGAGAAGACGGTGAAGAACCACCTGACGCGCATCTACGAGAAGCTCAAGGTCTCCAACCGCACCCAGGCGGTCATCCTTTGCCAGCAATACGGCATCATCTGAGGCAAGCAGGGAAGCAGGGGCTTGAAAACACTGTTAACAATCCCCTGTACGAACTCCAAAAACGTGCTAATATGGATTTAATAGAGTTGTGCTCTAGGGTTTAGTCGTCGTCTCTCCCCTTGAATGGAGGATCTGCAGATGGAAACTACCGCTACGCTGCCCACCGGCCTCACCGTCAACAAGGCGATCGCCATGTGGCAAGCCAGCAACCCTGCCGCGGCCGTTTCCTCGGAGACGTACCGCCCCGACTACGCCCTCTTCGGCGCCGGCGAGTTCCACGGGATGACCAACACCCGCTATCGCCGCCCCCGCGCCCCCAAGGCCAAGGCATAATGACCCGGCCCGACACGCCGTTCAGCCCCGAGCCCAACGTCAATCTCGACATCTGGCTCGTCGTGCTCGGGACCGTCGCCCTCTCGACGATCATCGCCATCGTCATGAGCTACGCCCCTTAATCGCCCCCCCTTCGAAACGCGCCAGGCAATTGCCTGGCGCGTTTCACTTGTATCTACCTAAATCGAAACCGCCCACCTCTCGGAGGTGGGCGGTTTTTTCACGCAGGAAAACTGAAGGCTAGACGGGCATCGCCCCGCGCAGACCGAGACCGGGCAGCAGGGGCTGCTCCGGAGCCACCCGCATGGCTTCGATCATGTCCAGGATGTAGCCGAAGTCGTGGTAGGAGTTGACGAAGTCCAGGTCATCCGCCGGCAGGATCAGCTTGGGGCAGAGGTCGAAGGTCTGGATCCAGTCCTCGTAGAGCACGTTGAGCTGCTCAAGGTACTCGCGCGGGATGCTCGCCTCGTAATCGCGACCGCGCTTG
This genomic window from bacterium contains:
- a CDS encoding PAS domain-containing protein, yielding MGSNTFPVNPEASVGADLHVREDLARLARMAARTLDAAAAGVCVGPPERPSLLVNVGSLSVGDALLVPFLCQADRQQAPLLVADVRKDERFAQGERHALRMAMVYPLFNGTGERLGFLWALSQTPRAFEAGDREALDDLAGFARLALREWRDPSFIDRAEQALFSFMQGLASDPNGDHHPLQARFLAEVLAMDGVLIAEFADPARQRMRTVARFCRGEILPEVEFAVAGTPIEPLLVNGAQTWKQEVWRLFPGVSALLEGAEACVATPLRNAAGEVYGVLMALRTSPLEEVTLVEALLPVVAAGIEARYKARRAEQELRIREATIRSVYEHATDLIFILDRNWRYINVNPAYARALGRPIEGIIGQPSGYDLPPHVLERVLETNARILETGQPTVYDTTMEFPEGIRSFSVVKFPYRDQTGEIVGVIGIARDISERKALERQKSDFIKALSHEIRTPLFAIQSAVRLLTVGCCDPAAEKGRRMLAIAAHNAERLVRLTHDVLSLEGLEAGLLPIEATACDAASLLEEAAASLAGLADEAGITLDVASPVIPFEACPERIMQVLVNLVGNAIKFSHAGSRIGMEAVADGEEVRFAVRDQGRGIPSEDLYRVFDPFHQVHPRPLARGGIGLGLPISREIVRTHGGRIWVESEVGVGSTFYVALPIKTRLRLSETLAR
- a CDS encoding response regulator transcription factor; protein product: MSEANPRILLIDDQEELLETLDEWLRFSGYRTETASGGQEALEQLRRARFDVVVTDLQMPGITGLELLSLLKQQDPTLEVIFLTGQGTMADAIEALREGRAFDFLQKPLRDLNHLNAAIDKAFAQKQAKARSRQTGPLALPEHVEPLSTREVEIILLLARGLDNREIADRLVLSEKTVKNHLTRIYEKLKVSNRTQAVILCQQYGII